Proteins encoded within one genomic window of Polyangium spumosum:
- a CDS encoding YkgJ family cysteine cluster protein has protein sequence MTTPRERLNELFLKVDTFFARAQGKYGEAITCRAGCDDCCRRRFSVTTIEAAAIEEALDRLPAEERRRVAARAADPEGTVCPALGEDGRCAVYEARPTICRTHGLPIRFAEQKAGRSLPVVDACPKNFVGRDLEALEPTSVLDQATLSTVLVALDAAHADAAGLPRGQRFDMTDLCAASPNFSLD, from the coding sequence CTTCCTGAAGGTGGATACGTTTTTCGCGCGCGCGCAGGGCAAATATGGCGAGGCGATCACCTGCCGCGCGGGCTGCGACGACTGCTGCCGGCGTCGATTTTCGGTGACGACGATCGAAGCGGCGGCGATCGAGGAGGCGCTCGATCGCCTGCCCGCCGAGGAGCGGCGGCGCGTCGCGGCGCGGGCGGCCGATCCCGAGGGGACGGTTTGTCCGGCGCTGGGCGAGGACGGGCGCTGCGCCGTGTACGAGGCGCGCCCCACGATCTGCCGCACGCACGGCCTGCCCATCCGTTTCGCGGAGCAAAAGGCGGGGCGCTCGTTGCCGGTCGTCGACGCCTGCCCGAAGAACTTCGTCGGGCGGGATCTCGAGGCGCTCGAGCCCACGAGCGTGCTCGATCAAGCGACGCTCTCCACCGTGCTCGTGGCCCTCGACGCGGCCCACGCCGACGCGGCGGGCCTGCCGCGCGGGCAGCGGTTCGACATGACGGACCTCTGCGCCGCCTCCCCGAACTTTAGCCTTGACTGA